The Sulfurimonas hydrogeniphila genome includes a window with the following:
- a CDS encoding peptidylprolyl isomerase, protein MFKLLVLLMLASLVNAEVYDGVAIVVEDKAITLLDIEKEMQQAHIDAKKASDILIRKKLEELEIAKRDISVSSTEVYDDIKKMAEANGLTISQLYDAVREQSGLSSTEFKEKIKQKLLSQKLYVAIAMSSLSEPTDEEIKEYYELHKKQFNHPESFSVIINESKDKSRLQEKVDNPMFYAPDIKTQEQVLPYNKIPPQLAAILEKTPPDHFTPVLPDGRGGFMCCYVKSTTKSKKVDLKKLKPQIINAIMAEKREAVLSDYFARLRDNADINIIRLPK, encoded by the coding sequence ATGTTTAAATTACTCGTATTACTTATGCTTGCAAGCTTAGTAAATGCAGAAGTCTATGACGGTGTCGCAATTGTTGTAGAAGATAAAGCAATTACTCTGCTTGATATTGAAAAAGAGATGCAGCAGGCGCATATAGATGCAAAAAAAGCGTCCGACATCCTTATTCGTAAAAAACTTGAAGAGCTTGAAATTGCCAAAAGAGATATTTCGGTTTCAAGTACGGAAGTGTATGATGATATTAAAAAAATGGCTGAAGCAAACGGATTGACAATCAGTCAGTTGTATGATGCTGTGAGAGAACAAAGCGGTTTGAGTTCTACAGAATTCAAAGAAAAAATAAAACAAAAACTTTTAAGCCAAAAGCTTTATGTTGCCATTGCAATGTCATCACTCTCCGAACCGACTGACGAAGAGATAAAAGAGTATTACGAGCTGCACAAAAAGCAGTTTAACCATCCCGAATCTTTTTCTGTCATCATAAACGAATCAAAAGACAAAAGCCGACTGCAGGAAAAAGTAGACAATCCAATGTTTTATGCACCCGATATCAAGACACAGGAGCAGGTATTGCCTTACAATAAAATTCCGCCACAGCTTGCGGCAATCTTGGAAAAAACACCCCCAGACCATTTCACTCCGGTTTTGCCTGACGGCAGAGGCGGTTTTATGTGTTGTTATGTAAAGTCGACAACAAAATCAAAAAAAGTGGATCTGAAAAAGCTGAAACCGCAGATCATCAATGCGATTATGGCAGAAAAACGTGAAGCGGTTTTGAGTGACTATTTTGCACGGCTTCGTGACAATGCAGATATCAACATTATCAGACTGCCCAAATAA
- the arsC gene encoding arsenate reductase (glutaredoxin) (This arsenate reductase requires both glutathione and glutaredoxin to convert arsenate to arsenite, after which the efflux transporter formed by ArsA and ArsB can extrude the arsenite from the cell, providing resistance.): MSKYTILHNPRCSKSREALKILEENGIAADVVKYLDERPSAAQLKNIIKMLGLQSAREMMRTKEAIYKELDLQNEKDEDKLIEAMAEHPKLIERPIIIKDDKEAIIARPPEKAKEFLKS, encoded by the coding sequence ATGAGTAAATACACTATTTTACACAATCCGCGATGTTCAAAATCGAGAGAGGCGCTTAAAATATTAGAAGAAAACGGTATTGCTGCCGATGTTGTCAAGTATCTTGACGAACGTCCGAGTGCCGCACAACTCAAAAACATTATAAAAATGCTCGGACTGCAAAGTGCGAGAGAGATGATGCGTACCAAAGAGGCCATTTACAAAGAACTTGATTTGCAAAATGAAAAAGATGAGGACAAACTTATAGAAGCGATGGCGGAGCATCCAAAACTGATAGAACGTCCCATCATTATAAAAGATGACAAAGAGGCAATCATCGCCCGTCCGCCAGAAAAAGCAAAAGAGTTTTTAAAGAGCTAA
- a CDS encoding aminoglycoside phosphotransferase family protein, with protein sequence MQQIKAWLQTTPYKDYDIHIASADASFRKYYRLSYKNHSVILLDASLEKHSLSPFVNITSRLLHVKVKAPKILAKNLSLGYLILEDFGDTQLLDVLKRENFKSLYEKAIDAIIQMQSADTKNLPLYDKKFLHTEMDLMQEWYLEKKLALHVNKEQKRLISSTLEAISGVVLSQPQNIFVHRDFHSRNIMFTSKNELGIIDYQDAMSGALTYDLVSLLKDCYISFERKEIEALALLFARKKGLHVSNEEFLKWFDFMGLQRHIKVLGIFSRLHLRDGKEGYVKNIPLTLRYVIETALRYEETKEFGKLLRQLSPD encoded by the coding sequence ATGCAGCAGATTAAAGCATGGTTGCAAACCACTCCCTATAAAGATTATGACATACATATTGCCTCTGCCGATGCAAGTTTTAGAAAATATTATCGGCTTTCATATAAAAATCATTCTGTTATTTTGCTGGATGCCTCTTTGGAAAAACACTCTTTGTCACCCTTTGTAAACATCACTTCAAGACTCTTACATGTAAAGGTCAAAGCACCAAAAATTCTTGCAAAAAATCTCTCTCTTGGATATCTTATTTTAGAAGATTTCGGTGATACGCAACTGCTGGATGTACTCAAGCGTGAAAACTTTAAAAGCCTGTATGAAAAAGCCATTGATGCAATAATACAAATGCAAAGTGCCGATACGAAAAACCTGCCGCTGTATGACAAAAAATTTCTCCATACAGAGATGGATTTAATGCAAGAGTGGTATTTGGAGAAAAAGCTTGCTTTACATGTAAACAAAGAACAAAAGAGGCTGATATCTTCTACCCTTGAGGCGATATCCGGTGTTGTACTGTCTCAGCCGCAAAACATTTTTGTACATCGTGATTTTCACTCGCGAAATATTATGTTCACAAGCAAAAATGAACTCGGTATAATTGATTATCAGGATGCCATGAGCGGGGCACTCACCTATGATCTGGTTTCGCTTTTAAAAGACTGTTATATCTCTTTTGAGCGCAAAGAGATCGAGGCGCTGGCACTTTTGTTTGCCCGTAAAAAGGGTTTACATGTAAGCAATGAAGAGTTTTTAAAGTGGTTTGATTTTATGGGGCTGCAGCGGCATATAAAGGTGTTGGGGATTTTTTCGCGTCTGCATTTGCGTGACGGCAAAGAGGGATATGTAAAAAATATTCCGCTGACACTGCGTTATGTGATTGAAACGGCTTTACGATATGAGGAGACCAAAGAGTTTGGGAAACTTTTACGGCAACTCAGCCCAGACTGA
- a CDS encoding GAF domain-containing protein, with the protein MKQLKRIAEFGKKLMTTNAIDDAIVLISDEAKSLAEAQRCSIFIVDSDDEILWTTHSDGMGKIVVSADAGIVGATYKSKTPQIVNKPYEDERFLQHIDKKSGYLTENMLTVPVFDSKRNVMGVMQLLNKETDFTPQDLETLTFFANYVSGSLELVLITQIQGGE; encoded by the coding sequence ATGAAACAATTAAAGAGAATTGCCGAATTCGGTAAAAAACTGATGACAACCAATGCGATTGATGATGCAATTGTTTTGATAAGTGATGAGGCAAAATCTCTTGCAGAGGCACAAAGATGTTCTATATTTATTGTGGACAGTGATGATGAGATACTCTGGACGACACACAGTGACGGAATGGGAAAAATCGTTGTCAGTGCGGATGCGGGGATAGTTGGCGCCACATATAAAAGCAAGACACCGCAGATAGTGAACAAACCTTATGAAGACGAGCGGTTTTTACAGCACATAGATAAAAAAAGCGGCTATCTGACCGAAAACATGCTGACAGTTCCTGTATTTGATTCAAAGAGAAATGTAATGGGCGTGATGCAGCTGCTTAACAAAGAAACAGACTTTACCCCGCAGGATCTGGAGACACTCACTTTTTTTGCCAATTATGTAAGTGGAAGCCTGGAACTTGTACTGATAACACAGATACAAGGCGGGGAATAA
- a CDS encoding DUF1931 family protein, whose translation MAFKKLEAETDAKDVAQTLSFYPPVLSLEIELENKLPEIAGALLVTLAKTMKAIDPADRAVDHELISKAHKVLNITM comes from the coding sequence GTGGCATTTAAAAAACTTGAAGCAGAAACAGATGCAAAAGATGTTGCGCAAACGCTTAGCTTTTATCCACCGGTTTTATCACTTGAAATTGAGCTTGAAAACAAACTTCCGGAAATAGCAGGAGCACTTTTAGTCACCCTTGCAAAAACAATGAAAGCCATTGATCCTGCAGACAGAGCTGTTGATCACGAACTTATCAGTAAAGCACACAAAGTTCTCAATATTACAATGTAA
- a CDS encoding lytic murein transglycosylase, with translation MKTKFIFLLLLGSVLFAKYDNCNFTNRHYEDICKKVVKHGVSYKYANQFLLSYFKTQKYDEITWKYIQPSKIKYHKEKEKQANNVLIKYVPKMVKNLQKYKDVYDYAENKYHVNREIIAAILLKETKLGKIKPTHDAFIVFNTIVTRTKPDTHRNKWLLKMGKTNMASIIEHCYKKGVKPQQCNLASSYAGAIGIPQFMPNSFIYTDSYKGKVADLSKMEDAILSAAKFLHVKAKFDTLIDWKKMPDIPKTEQEWYAYAYKYDNASFCYEKSSKSGKAYQCFSKGKKHLQYMRKYVQKIMRYNNSSNYAVGVIRLAYDAHTLLKTK, from the coding sequence ATGAAAACTAAATTTATATTTTTACTGCTCCTTGGCAGTGTACTTTTTGCAAAATATGACAACTGCAATTTTACAAACAGACATTATGAAGATATTTGCAAAAAAGTCGTCAAACACGGCGTCAGTTACAAATATGCCAACCAATTTCTACTCTCCTATTTTAAAACACAAAAGTATGATGAAATAACCTGGAAATACATACAGCCTTCAAAAATAAAATACCATAAAGAAAAAGAGAAACAGGCAAACAATGTACTGATAAAATATGTTCCAAAAATGGTAAAAAATCTTCAAAAATACAAAGATGTTTACGACTATGCCGAAAATAAATATCATGTCAACCGTGAAATCATTGCCGCCATTTTGCTCAAAGAGACAAAACTCGGCAAAATAAAACCGACACATGATGCCTTCATTGTTTTCAACACTATCGTAACACGCACAAAACCCGATACCCACCGAAACAAGTGGCTCTTAAAAATGGGCAAAACAAATATGGCTTCGATTATAGAACACTGCTACAAAAAAGGTGTCAAACCCCAACAGTGTAATCTAGCAAGCTCCTACGCCGGTGCCATAGGCATCCCGCAGTTTATGCCAAACAGTTTTATCTACACGGACAGCTACAAAGGCAAAGTCGCAGACTTGAGTAAAATGGAAGACGCCATCCTCTCTGCTGCGAAGTTCTTACATGTAAAGGCAAAATTTGACACACTCATTGACTGGAAAAAAATGCCTGATATTCCAAAAACAGAACAAGAGTGGTACGCCTATGCCTACAAATACGACAATGCATCGTTTTGCTATGAAAAAAGCAGCAAAAGCGGCAAAGCATACCAATGTTTCAGCAAAGGCAAAAAGCACCTGCAGTATATGAGAAAATATGTACAAAAAATTATGCGTTACAACAACTCCTCAAACTATGCCGTCGGCGTCATTCGATTAGCCTATGATGCTCACACTTTACTAAAAACTAAATAA
- a CDS encoding GAF domain-containing protein, translated as MQLINKEGFGMKYKNKSLKLAEFARELLTKHSLEDGLPLIAKYVKDVIGAERCSIFIYDAAANEVWTTLADEVKKITLRADKGLVGYTLKAKKPVVANDAYAHPEFLPEIDSATDYITKNIITAPIFSSKREIIGVMELLNKEEGFDEEDVRFMIFFAHYVSGFLELLHTYLDQEKRVD; from the coding sequence TTGCAATTGATTAATAAAGAGGGTTTTGGAATGAAATATAAAAACAAATCATTAAAACTTGCCGAGTTTGCAAGGGAGTTGTTGACAAAACATTCTCTTGAAGATGGTCTGCCTCTGATTGCAAAATATGTCAAAGATGTCATAGGTGCCGAGCGGTGTTCTATATTTATATATGATGCTGCTGCAAATGAGGTGTGGACAACCCTGGCGGATGAAGTTAAAAAAATAACACTTCGTGCAGATAAAGGGTTGGTGGGGTATACACTCAAGGCAAAGAAACCTGTTGTAGCAAATGATGCCTATGCCCATCCGGAGTTTTTGCCCGAAATTGATTCGGCGACAGATTATATTACAAAAAATATCATAACAGCACCAATATTCAGTTCCAAAAGAGAGATTATCGGGGTGATGGAACTTTTAAACAAAGAAGAAGGATTTGATGAAGAAGATGTCCGTTTTATGATATTTTTTGCACATTATGTCAGCGGATTTTTAGAACTGCTGCATACGTATTTAGATCAAGAAAAGAGAGTGGATTAA
- a CDS encoding type II toxin-antitoxin system RelE/ParE family toxin — protein sequence MIYFFHPDAEAELNASVNYYEECQTHLGLEFAHEIYKTIQRIIEFPDAWQKLDKDIRRCLTNRFPFGVVYYQKDDEIIILAVMQLQRKPNYWKSRKT from the coding sequence ATGATATATTTTTTTCACCCTGATGCAGAAGCTGAACTTAATGCTTCAGTAAATTATTATGAAGAATGTCAAACTCATTTGGGTTTAGAGTTTGCACATGAAATTTACAAAACAATCCAAAGAATTATAGAATTTCCAGATGCTTGGCAAAAGCTTGATAAAGATATTCGAAGATGTTTAACAAATCGTTTTCCCTTTGGTGTAGTTTACTATCAAAAAGATGATGAAATAATAATTTTAGCAGTTATGCAACTTCAAAGAAAACCTAACTATTGGAAATCAAGAAAGACATAG
- a CDS encoding sodium:solute symporter — MSSGFSSLDWFVFGAYFLVLAISSYLFSQFKISSSRDYFVSSNTMPMFAVAVSIIATSQSAATFLGVPEFSYVHDFTFLGFYFSALVAVVFISLVFVPKFYKYKVVTVYELLQTRYGERAKKQAGIMFLLGRIMASGARLYIGALAVSMILFLDIGFFHMLVAITLLIAGALSYTYFGGIKSIIFSDIIQALTYVGAGLLVFWYLYLSLHNIDILAILQAHNKLHVIDNSLDGKFSMMALFSGWLLLNIAAFGLDQDMTQRVLSCKNKNEAAQSLILSIVLTIPIVMLFLGIGALLFVHYQTDTVSQNFQGESITVFMYYILNEMPSGLRGLVTVGAIAAALSSTNSVLGAMASVAVEDLYRPWKLQKDPHTKEIHFLKASRNAVLIFAFILFFMAIVSYFWQRESELSLVSFALGVMTFAYTGLLGVFFSAVFTTRGSAATVPFALVGGFVSVLALQPYVFSIHIGFAWQMILGTLVAFVIMQTDTSHTTLASSTAQTKRINH; from the coding sequence ATGAGTAGCGGGTTTTCTTCTCTTGACTGGTTTGTTTTTGGTGCTTATTTTCTGGTGCTCGCCATCAGTTCCTACCTCTTTTCCCAATTCAAAATCAGTTCCTCAAGAGACTATTTTGTCAGCTCAAATACTATGCCAATGTTCGCTGTTGCCGTCTCAATCATCGCTACTTCTCAATCTGCTGCAACTTTTTTGGGTGTTCCGGAATTTTCCTATGTCCATGATTTTACCTTTTTGGGGTTTTATTTTTCTGCGCTGGTGGCTGTTGTATTTATCAGCCTTGTTTTTGTCCCGAAATTTTACAAATACAAAGTTGTCACCGTCTATGAACTTTTACAAACACGCTACGGCGAACGTGCCAAAAAGCAGGCAGGCATCATGTTTTTGCTTGGACGCATTATGGCGAGCGGGGCACGGCTCTACATCGGCGCACTGGCTGTGAGTATGATACTTTTTTTGGATATCGGCTTTTTTCATATGCTTGTTGCCATCACTCTTTTAATTGCAGGCGCTTTATCCTACACTTACTTCGGCGGTATCAAGTCCATCATCTTCAGTGATATCATTCAAGCCCTTACCTATGTCGGTGCCGGTCTTTTAGTTTTTTGGTATTTGTATCTCTCTTTGCACAATATAGATATTTTAGCAATCCTGCAAGCACATAACAAGTTACATGTAATAGATAATTCACTTGATGGGAAGTTCAGTATGATGGCACTTTTTAGCGGTTGGCTGCTTTTAAACATAGCCGCTTTCGGACTTGATCAGGACATGACCCAGCGCGTACTCAGCTGTAAAAACAAAAACGAAGCTGCGCAGTCACTCATTCTCTCCATTGTTTTGACTATTCCCATTGTCATGCTTTTTCTTGGCATCGGAGCACTGCTTTTTGTACATTACCAGACGGATACGGTAAGTCAGAATTTTCAAGGCGAGAGCATTACCGTTTTTATGTATTACATCCTCAATGAAATGCCCTCAGGACTGAGAGGGCTTGTAACAGTCGGTGCCATTGCCGCAGCACTTTCAAGCACAAACTCTGTTTTGGGTGCCATGGCTTCTGTCGCCGTTGAAGATTTGTACCGACCGTGGAAATTGCAAAAAGATCCCCATACGAAAGAAATACATTTTTTAAAAGCTTCCCGAAATGCCGTACTTATCTTTGCATTTATTCTCTTTTTTATGGCAATTGTGAGTTATTTTTGGCAAAGAGAAAGTGAACTCTCCCTTGTCAGTTTTGCCCTGGGGGTAATGACCTTTGCCTACACCGGACTTTTAGGCGTCTTTTTCTCGGCGGTTTTTACAACAAGAGGAAGTGCCGCGACCGTTCCTTTTGCCCTTGTCGGAGGCTTTGTGAGTGTATTAGCCTTACAGCCCTATGTATTTAGCATTCATATAGGATTTGCCTGGCAGATGATTTTAGGAACCTTGGTTGCTTTTGTGATTATGCAGACAGATACTTCGCATACAACTCTCGCAAGCAGTACAGCCCAAACTAAAAGGATAAACCATTAG
- a CDS encoding addiction module protein: MLTLKQEQLFEEIDILPIDLKTKIVDKLLASITPSNAAIDSLWIKEVNRRRDEIETNQVSHVNGDEVFKKIFQRLNA; encoded by the coding sequence ATGCTAACCTTAAAACAAGAACAACTATTTGAAGAAATAGACATTTTACCGATAGATTTAAAAACTAAAATTGTTGATAAGTTACTGGCAAGTATCACACCTTCAAATGCTGCAATAGATTCTTTATGGATTAAAGAGGTAAATAGACGTAGAGATGAGATAGAAACCAATCAAGTTTCACATGTTAACGGGGATGAAGTTTTTAAAAAAATTTTTCAAAGATTAAACGCATAG
- a CDS encoding anhydro-N-acetylmuramic acid kinase, which translates to MIKKELYIGVMSGTSLDGIDIALCEIDTANCKLLAAQEYPFPDELKEEVLKLAANSATLKQIGECDSRLGLLFAESINDFIKSNALHLKSIVAVGLHGQTLWHEPDSLYPFSMQLGNANIVAAKTGITTVADFRGKDIANGGQGAPFAPAFHQFLFADTQENRAVLNIGGMANISLLFDTFGGWDVGCGNVLMDVWMQKTQQKNYDAEGAFAKSGEADEELLKTMLDDDYFRQKPPKSTGREYFNAAWLEQQLQNFAHLSDAQIQKTLLELTARSIANDVNATQATQLIICGGGVKNSFLMQRLSTLCHAKVIASDALGISSDFLEAMAFAWFAKKRLHKEPLALAKVTGAQKDSVAGAIYAAD; encoded by the coding sequence ATGATAAAAAAAGAACTCTACATCGGTGTTATGAGCGGGACAAGTCTTGACGGCATTGACATTGCTCTGTGTGAAATAGATACTGCAAACTGCAAACTCCTTGCGGCACAGGAGTATCCTTTTCCAGACGAATTAAAAGAAGAAGTTCTCAAACTTGCAGCCAATTCTGCCACTTTAAAACAAATCGGAGAATGTGACAGCAGACTCGGGCTTCTTTTTGCAGAGAGTATCAATGATTTTATAAAAAGCAATGCTTTACATCTAAAGAGTATAGTTGCCGTCGGTCTGCACGGACAGACACTTTGGCACGAACCTGATTCTTTGTATCCTTTTTCCATGCAGCTAGGCAACGCAAACATCGTTGCAGCCAAGACAGGCATCACGACTGTAGCTGATTTTAGAGGCAAAGACATAGCCAACGGCGGTCAGGGAGCGCCTTTTGCTCCTGCTTTTCATCAATTTTTATTTGCAGATACACAAGAAAACAGAGCGGTGCTAAACATCGGAGGGATGGCAAATATCTCTTTGCTTTTTGATACTTTTGGCGGTTGGGATGTCGGCTGCGGGAATGTTTTGATGGATGTGTGGATGCAAAAAACTCAACAGAAAAATTATGATGCAGAGGGAGCATTTGCAAAAAGCGGCGAAGCAGATGAAGAACTGCTCAAAACAATGCTTGACGATGACTATTTCAGGCAAAAACCGCCAAAAAGTACGGGCAGAGAGTATTTTAATGCCGCATGGCTTGAACAACAACTGCAAAATTTTGCACATTTATCCGATGCACAGATACAAAAAACCCTGCTCGAACTTACCGCCCGCTCCATTGCCAATGACGTCAATGCCACACAGGCTACACAGCTCATAATTTGCGGCGGCGGCGTAAAAAACAGCTTTTTGATGCAAAGACTCAGCACACTGTGCCACGCCAAAGTAATTGCAAGCGATGCCCTCGGGATCAGCAGTGATTTTTTAGAAGCCATGGCATTTGCCTGGTTTGCAAAGAAACGCCTGCACAAAGAGCCGCTTGCCCTCGCCAAAGTTACCGGTGCCCAAAAAGATTCCGTAGCAGGAGCTATTTATGCAGCAGATTAA
- the murU gene encoding N-acetylmuramate alpha-1-phosphate uridylyltransferase MurU, whose product MMKAMILAAGRGERIRPLSDTLPKPLLHVKGKALIEWHIEKLAQNGFEEIVINIAHLGHKIQESLGDGSRWHVRIHYSNEQNSGALESAGGIKKALPLLGDAPFLVVNGDIFCEYEFNPNFKLIDVFAHLVLVPNPVHNPTGDFGLKNGLVTNKDKTMYTFSGIGYYHPKLFENEALQKSPLAPLLRKNIDKNLVSGEVFNKMWHDIGTPQRLQEINEN is encoded by the coding sequence ATGATGAAAGCGATGATACTTGCGGCAGGTCGGGGTGAGCGCATACGTCCTTTGAGCGATACTCTGCCAAAGCCCTTGTTACATGTAAAGGGAAAGGCGCTGATAGAGTGGCATATTGAAAAGCTGGCTCAAAACGGTTTTGAGGAGATCGTTATCAATATTGCCCATCTTGGCCATAAAATCCAGGAGTCTCTCGGAGACGGCTCACGGTGGCATGTCAGAATTCACTACTCGAATGAGCAAAACAGCGGAGCCCTCGAGAGTGCCGGCGGTATCAAAAAAGCACTGCCACTTTTAGGAGATGCTCCTTTTTTGGTTGTCAACGGCGATATATTTTGCGAATATGAATTCAATCCGAATTTCAAACTCATCGACGTGTTTGCCCATCTTGTTTTGGTACCCAATCCTGTACACAATCCAACAGGAGACTTTGGACTCAAAAATGGACTTGTAACAAATAAAGACAAAACAATGTACACCTTTTCCGGCATAGGCTACTACCATCCAAAACTCTTTGAAAACGAAGCGTTACAAAAAAGCCCGCTCGCTCCGCTTTTGAGAAAAAATATCGACAAAAATCTTGTCAGTGGCGAAGTATTTAACAAAATGTGGCATGATATAGGCACACCACAAAGGCTTCAAGAAATCAATGAAAACTAA
- a CDS encoding deoxycytidylate deaminase: MLSDKNFINIASEIASASKCVSKQVGAVIVKDGRILSTGYNGTPAGYTNCCDHWNDEYTKEHHEWSKTYEIHAEMNAIIWAARKGISIEGGTIYVTLEPCSECSKNLIASGIKRIVYAKEYEHTHSKTISKFLEDNGVSIEQLAL, encoded by the coding sequence ATGCTCAGCGATAAAAATTTTATAAACATAGCTTCAGAAATAGCCTCAGCATCCAAATGCGTTTCAAAACAGGTCGGTGCTGTCATTGTCAAAGACGGACGCATCTTAAGCACAGGCTACAACGGAACGCCTGCAGGCTATACGAACTGCTGTGATCACTGGAACGACGAATACACCAAAGAGCACCATGAGTGGAGCAAGACATACGAAATTCATGCAGAGATGAACGCGATTATCTGGGCGGCGAGAAAAGGCATCTCCATTGAGGGCGGAACAATTTACGTCACTTTGGAACCTTGCAGCGAATGCAGCAAAAACTTGATCGCCAGTGGCATCAAACGCATTGTATATGCCAAAGAGTATGAACATACTCACTCCAAAACCATCTCAAAGTTTTTGGAAGATAACGGAGTAAGCATAGAGCAGTTAGCTCTTTAA